The following coding sequences lie in one Frondihabitans peucedani genomic window:
- a CDS encoding amidohydrolase family protein, producing the protein MTSLPQSLVLLLGATLPDGSVVDVAIEGDTVVAVGPAGSLGITAEPAETLDLAGHLLLTAPAEPHGHLDKALSWDAIRPPMGDLGLAIASWREYARTMSVEDIRTRARTQALRMLQQGTTSIRTHVDILLGDEPLRGARALVEVREELRGLVDLELVALAGPDVPDADIEAAIDLGVDLVGGSPHLAPDPSADLQRLLAIAARRGVGVDLHTDESLAGAVTLGEFAATVTDWTVPVSAGHCVRLGTLDESARDELIAAAKAADIGMIANPITNLYLQGWEHPVSTPRGLTAARALLDAGARFAAGADNVRDPFNPLGRSDALETAMLLVTAGHLTIDEAYAAVSTGARDVMALPVAGVIVGAKAELLAIRGTSLADVTANAPADRLVIHAGRLVARSRTVSEVADPALLPTLTETR; encoded by the coding sequence GTGACTTCCCTCCCCCAGAGCCTCGTACTCCTGCTCGGTGCGACCCTCCCCGACGGCTCCGTCGTCGACGTCGCGATCGAGGGCGACACGGTCGTGGCCGTGGGGCCCGCAGGATCCCTCGGCATCACGGCGGAGCCCGCCGAGACGCTCGATCTCGCCGGCCACCTCCTCCTCACGGCACCCGCGGAGCCGCACGGGCACCTCGACAAGGCACTGTCGTGGGACGCGATCCGGCCGCCGATGGGCGACCTCGGCCTCGCGATCGCGTCGTGGCGCGAGTACGCCCGCACCATGTCGGTCGAGGACATCCGGACGAGGGCCCGGACGCAGGCGCTCCGCATGCTGCAGCAGGGCACGACCTCGATCCGCACGCACGTCGACATCCTGCTCGGCGACGAGCCCCTCCGCGGTGCCCGCGCTCTCGTCGAGGTGCGCGAGGAGCTCCGGGGCCTCGTCGACCTCGAGCTCGTCGCCCTCGCCGGCCCGGACGTCCCCGACGCCGACATCGAGGCCGCGATCGACCTGGGCGTCGACCTGGTCGGCGGGTCGCCGCACCTGGCGCCGGACCCGAGCGCCGACCTCCAGCGCCTCCTCGCGATCGCGGCCCGCCGCGGCGTCGGCGTCGACCTGCACACCGACGAGAGCCTCGCCGGCGCCGTCACGCTCGGCGAGTTCGCCGCCACCGTCACCGACTGGACCGTGCCCGTGAGCGCCGGCCACTGCGTCCGCCTCGGCACGCTGGACGAGAGCGCCCGCGACGAGCTCATCGCGGCAGCGAAGGCCGCCGACATCGGCATGATCGCCAACCCGATCACGAACCTCTACCTGCAGGGCTGGGAGCACCCGGTCTCGACGCCGCGCGGCCTGACCGCAGCGCGCGCCCTGCTCGACGCCGGCGCCCGCTTCGCCGCGGGAGCCGACAACGTCCGCGACCCCTTCAACCCCCTCGGCCGGAGCGACGCGCTCGAGACGGCCATGCTCCTCGTCACCGCCGGGCACCTCACCATCGACGAGGCGTACGCCGCCGTGTCGACGGGGGCGCGCGACGTCATGGCGCTGCCCGTCGCCGGCGTGATCGTCGGCGCGAAGGCCGAGCTCCTGGCGATCCGCGGCACCAGCCTCGCGGACGTCACCGCCAACGCCCCGGCAGACCGCCTCGTCATCCACGCCGGGCGACTCGTCGCCCGGAGCCGCACCGTGTCCGAGGTCGCCGACCCCGCCCTCCTGCCGACCCTGACCGAAACCAGGTGA
- a CDS encoding ABC transporter ATP-binding protein, with protein MTTTAPASPASTTSSPGDTLLDFRGVEMRFPNGTVALHDVDLTVDRGEFVTVVGPSGCGKSTLLRIASGLEHASQGTTDIKTDRIGYVFQDATLLPWRSVEANVELLAELNGRSPAERKRAAQEAIDLVGLSGFEKNLPKQLSGGMKMRASLARSLTLEPELFLFDEPFGALDEITRERLNDELLRLFVEKQFAGLFITHSVSEAVYLSTRVIVMSGRPGSIVETFDVPFPMPRSPEIRFEAEFAKLVGEVSHALREGHH; from the coding sequence ATGACCACGACCGCACCCGCCTCTCCGGCCTCGACGACCTCGTCGCCGGGTGACACCCTGCTCGACTTCCGCGGGGTCGAGATGAGGTTCCCCAACGGCACGGTCGCCCTCCACGACGTCGACCTCACCGTCGACCGCGGCGAGTTCGTCACCGTCGTCGGCCCCTCGGGCTGCGGCAAGTCGACCCTGCTCAGGATCGCGTCCGGTCTCGAGCACGCGTCGCAGGGCACCACCGACATCAAGACCGACCGCATCGGCTACGTGTTCCAGGACGCGACCCTCCTGCCCTGGCGGAGCGTCGAGGCCAACGTCGAGCTGCTCGCCGAGCTGAACGGCCGCTCGCCCGCCGAGCGGAAGCGCGCGGCCCAGGAGGCGATCGACCTGGTCGGCCTGTCCGGCTTCGAGAAGAACCTGCCCAAGCAGCTGTCGGGCGGCATGAAGATGCGCGCGTCGCTGGCGAGGTCGCTCACGCTCGAGCCGGAGCTGTTCCTGTTCGACGAGCCGTTCGGCGCCCTCGACGAGATCACCCGCGAGCGTCTCAACGACGAACTCCTGCGCCTCTTCGTCGAGAAGCAGTTCGCCGGCCTCTTCATCACGCACTCGGTGTCGGAGGCGGTCTACCTCTCGACCCGGGTCATCGTCATGTCGGGTCGCCCCGGCTCCATCGTCGAGACGTTCGACGTGCCGTTCCCGATGCCGCGGAGCCCCGAGATCCGCTTCGAGGCGGAGTTCGCGAAACTCGTCGGCGAAGTCTCCCACGCGCTCCGAGAGGGGCACCACTGA
- a CDS encoding FAD-binding oxidoreductase has translation MTTSTTAPAAPSPEALSALVVDLRELLGERGVSVELAAREKASVDGSRLSPVISQQLPLGLADLVAYPTSAEEIGAVVGLATRHGVPITPRGKGTGNYGQAIPMSGGLVLDMTRARAVTEVGDGFLTAEAGATMVSLEQAANKQDQQILMYPSTAQSSLGGFLSGGSGGTGSIKHGSNHQGFVLALDVVHPASDGTLVHVEGDEAQTYVHNYGTAGIIARATIRLEPLQDWRGFFASFDTFEQLLPLIRAFGELDPLPRLASGDLPTLADALPDDPAIPAGRASLRAILDASTVARATELVEAAGGRVEDVREGPQTSMKISMMSYNHPIEWLQKAYPDTYFHVEVSGDALIDRIDEVHAVYPGGMLHIETAHKRPIGMLAGRYTSAEDVYAGFARLTELGVGYHNPHQWYVDFEPARTRELAATTDPAGLLNPGKLVEAPMATGAKVS, from the coding sequence ATGACCACTTCCACCACCGCCCCCGCGGCCCCGTCGCCGGAGGCGCTGTCGGCGCTCGTCGTCGACCTGCGCGAGCTCCTCGGCGAGCGCGGCGTCTCCGTCGAGCTGGCAGCCCGCGAGAAGGCCTCCGTCGACGGGTCGCGCCTGTCGCCGGTCATCAGCCAGCAGCTGCCGCTCGGTCTCGCCGACCTGGTCGCCTACCCGACGAGCGCCGAGGAGATCGGCGCCGTCGTCGGTCTCGCCACGCGGCACGGCGTGCCGATCACTCCGCGCGGCAAGGGCACCGGCAACTACGGCCAGGCGATCCCGATGTCGGGCGGCCTCGTGCTCGACATGACCCGCGCCCGGGCGGTCACCGAGGTCGGCGACGGCTTCCTGACCGCCGAGGCGGGCGCGACGATGGTCTCGCTCGAGCAGGCCGCGAACAAGCAGGATCAGCAGATCCTGATGTACCCGTCGACGGCCCAGTCGTCGCTCGGCGGCTTCCTGTCGGGCGGCTCCGGTGGCACCGGCTCCATCAAGCACGGCTCCAACCACCAGGGCTTCGTGCTGGCGCTCGACGTCGTCCACCCCGCCTCCGACGGCACGCTCGTGCACGTCGAGGGCGACGAGGCGCAGACCTACGTGCACAACTACGGCACGGCCGGGATCATCGCCCGGGCGACGATCCGCCTCGAACCGCTGCAGGACTGGCGCGGCTTCTTCGCCAGCTTCGACACCTTCGAGCAGCTGCTGCCGCTGATCCGGGCCTTCGGCGAGCTCGACCCGCTGCCGCGCCTGGCGTCGGGCGACCTCCCGACGCTCGCGGACGCTCTGCCCGACGACCCGGCGATCCCCGCGGGCCGCGCCTCGCTCCGCGCGATCCTGGACGCCTCGACCGTCGCCCGCGCCACCGAGCTCGTGGAGGCCGCCGGCGGCCGCGTCGAAGACGTGCGCGAGGGTCCCCAGACGTCGATGAAGATCAGCATGATGTCGTACAACCACCCCATCGAGTGGCTGCAGAAGGCCTACCCCGACACGTATTTCCACGTGGAGGTGTCGGGCGACGCGCTCATCGACCGGATCGACGAGGTGCACGCCGTCTACCCCGGCGGCATGCTCCACATCGAGACCGCCCACAAGCGCCCGATCGGGATGCTCGCCGGCCGCTACACCTCGGCGGAGGACGTCTACGCAGGATTCGCGCGCCTCACCGAGCTGGGCGTCGGCTACCACAACCCGCACCAGTGGTACGTCGACTTCGAGCCCGCCCGCACCCGCGAGCTCGCCGCGACGACCGACCCGGCGGGTCTGCTGAACCCCGGCAAGCTCGTCGAGGCGCCGATGGCGACGGGGGCGAAGGTCTCGTGA
- a CDS encoding ABC transporter substrate-binding protein, producing the protein MRLNTRATMAVGLTLAAAAALTACSSGGSGGTTSPKATTASAAVDLSGVCPANVVIQTDWNPEADHGHAYQLLGDDYKVDASKKSVSGTLMSGGKSTGVQVEIRSGGPAIGYASVSSQMYQDKSITLGYVTTDEAVQDSQKLPTTAVMAENDISPQMIMWDPKTYPKVKTIKELGTALEKSGGVVRYFGGAAYMNYLIGNDILPKSVTDGSYDGTPAKFVVGKGKDAQQGFATAEPYIYKNQVSAWGKDVKFQLVNDTGYPIYPEAMSVRTGDLTKLSPCLKKLVPVLQQADVDYFKSPSTTNKLIANLVTQYNNGWVYDEGVADYAVKEMKKLKIASNGDNSYVGDMDSSRIQKVIDIDTPIYKSSGTTLKADLKPDDLFTNEFIDKSIGF; encoded by the coding sequence ATGCGCCTCAACACACGCGCCACGATGGCCGTCGGCCTGACGCTGGCTGCCGCTGCCGCCCTCACCGCCTGCTCGTCGGGCGGCTCCGGCGGCACGACCAGCCCCAAGGCGACGACCGCGTCGGCCGCGGTCGACCTGTCGGGCGTCTGCCCGGCGAACGTCGTCATCCAGACCGACTGGAACCCGGAGGCCGACCACGGCCACGCGTACCAGCTGCTCGGTGACGACTACAAGGTCGACGCCAGCAAGAAGTCGGTCTCGGGCACCCTGATGTCGGGCGGCAAGTCGACCGGCGTGCAGGTCGAGATCCGCTCCGGCGGACCGGCGATCGGCTACGCCTCGGTGTCGTCGCAGATGTACCAGGACAAGTCCATCACCCTCGGCTACGTCACCACCGACGAGGCCGTGCAGGACTCGCAGAAGCTCCCCACCACCGCAGTCATGGCCGAGAACGACATCTCGCCGCAGATGATCATGTGGGACCCGAAGACGTACCCGAAGGTCAAGACCATCAAGGAGCTCGGCACCGCGCTCGAGAAGTCGGGCGGGGTCGTCCGCTACTTCGGCGGAGCGGCCTACATGAACTACCTCATCGGCAACGACATCCTCCCCAAGTCGGTCACCGACGGCAGCTATGACGGCACCCCGGCGAAGTTCGTCGTCGGCAAGGGCAAGGACGCGCAGCAGGGCTTCGCCACCGCCGAGCCGTACATCTACAAGAACCAGGTGTCGGCCTGGGGCAAGGACGTGAAGTTCCAGCTCGTCAACGACACCGGCTACCCGATCTACCCGGAGGCCATGTCGGTCCGGACCGGCGACCTGACGAAGCTCAGCCCCTGCCTCAAGAAGCTCGTGCCCGTGCTGCAGCAGGCGGACGTCGACTACTTCAAGTCGCCGTCGACGACCAACAAGCTCATCGCGAACCTGGTCACGCAGTACAACAACGGCTGGGTCTACGACGAGGGCGTGGCGGACTACGCCGTCAAGGAGATGAAGAAGCTGAAGATCGCGTCGAACGGCGACAACTCGTACGTCGGCGACATGGACTCCAGCAGGATCCAGAAGGTCATCGACATCGACACGCCGATCTACAAGTCGTCGGGCACGACCCTCAAGGCCGACCTCAAGCCGGACGACCTGTTCACCAACGAGTTCATCGACAAGTCGATCGGATTCTGA
- a CDS encoding ABC transporter permease, giving the protein MAFDTAGTTTTGQGAAGISQRRRRSSNSRAMNIGLPIVVFFVLVGLFYVAAFYYDKVKQLPFLVPYPHLILKAAFDEPAFQTQLLQALGNTLLVAVVGLVIAVVIGMLWAVIMAQAKWLESALFPYAVVLLCIPILALVPLIGSLFGYEFKSRVIVTVLFCLFPMIASTLFGLQSIDKGQRELFQLQGAGRFTLLMKLRFPAALPSIFVGLRNAAGLAVIGAVVADQFFQRGNGGLGVLISVENQRLNGAEMYAAIFTASILGVLVFVLFNILRRLAIGKWYDQN; this is encoded by the coding sequence ATGGCCTTCGACACCGCCGGCACGACCACCACCGGCCAGGGCGCCGCCGGGATCTCGCAGCGCCGCCGCCGCTCCTCGAACTCGCGCGCCATGAACATCGGCCTGCCGATCGTCGTCTTCTTCGTGCTCGTCGGCCTCTTCTACGTCGCCGCGTTCTACTACGACAAGGTCAAGCAGCTGCCGTTCCTGGTGCCGTACCCGCACCTGATCCTGAAGGCCGCCTTCGACGAGCCCGCGTTCCAGACGCAGCTCCTGCAGGCGCTCGGCAACACGCTGCTCGTCGCCGTCGTCGGACTCGTCATCGCCGTCGTGATCGGGATGCTCTGGGCCGTCATCATGGCGCAGGCGAAGTGGCTGGAGAGCGCGCTCTTCCCCTACGCGGTGGTGCTGCTGTGCATCCCGATCCTGGCGCTCGTGCCCCTGATCGGCTCGCTCTTCGGGTACGAGTTCAAGTCGCGCGTGATCGTGACGGTGCTGTTCTGCCTGTTCCCGATGATCGCGTCGACCCTCTTCGGGCTGCAGTCGATCGACAAGGGCCAGCGCGAGCTGTTCCAGCTGCAGGGCGCCGGCCGCTTCACGCTGCTGATGAAGCTGCGGTTCCCGGCCGCGCTGCCGTCGATCTTCGTCGGCCTCCGGAACGCCGCCGGCCTCGCGGTCATCGGCGCGGTCGTCGCCGACCAGTTCTTCCAGCGCGGCAACGGCGGCCTGGGCGTGCTCATCTCCGTCGAGAACCAGCGCCTCAACGGGGCCGAGATGTACGCGGCGATCTTCACCGCGTCGATCCTGGGCGTCCTCGTCTTCGTCCTCTTCAACATCCTCCGCCGACTCGCGATCGGCAAGTGGTACGACCAGAACTGA
- a CDS encoding creatininase family protein: MTAADSTRDLVHLSGPALASTLTSSSILVLPTGAIEHHGPHLPLSTDWLMADLISRGVVEAAAGEGQDVWLLPSLAYTKSDEHHWAPGTMWLNADTLLQTVVDIGRSIANTPARTIVFYNGHGGNIALLQVALRELRRRFGLRTFLMGSNMAGGDGTNGPDEHGFGVHGGHSETSMILHLRPDLVDMTKAERWIPEHMLDLEYVKFNGGPVHFGWLSNDFGEAGVVGDASEANAAWGAELYQRAITAGVASLAEIARFEHPILEPGTLS, encoded by the coding sequence GTGACCGCTGCCGACTCGACCCGCGATCTCGTCCACCTGTCCGGTCCGGCACTCGCCTCGACGCTGACCTCGTCGTCGATCCTGGTGCTCCCCACCGGCGCCATCGAGCACCACGGCCCGCACCTGCCGCTGTCGACCGACTGGCTGATGGCCGACCTGATCTCGCGCGGGGTCGTCGAGGCGGCCGCCGGGGAGGGGCAGGATGTCTGGCTGCTCCCGTCGCTGGCCTACACGAAGTCCGACGAGCACCACTGGGCGCCCGGCACGATGTGGCTGAACGCCGACACCCTGCTGCAGACCGTCGTCGACATCGGCCGCTCGATCGCCAACACCCCGGCGCGCACGATCGTCTTCTACAACGGCCACGGCGGCAACATCGCGCTGCTGCAGGTGGCGCTGCGGGAGCTCCGGCGCCGGTTCGGGCTGCGCACCTTCCTGATGGGGTCGAACATGGCCGGCGGCGACGGGACGAACGGGCCGGACGAGCACGGGTTCGGAGTCCACGGTGGCCACAGCGAGACGTCGATGATCCTGCACCTGCGTCCTGACCTGGTCGACATGACCAAGGCGGAGCGCTGGATCCCGGAGCACATGCTCGACCTCGAGTACGTCAAGTTCAACGGCGGCCCCGTGCACTTCGGCTGGCTGTCGAACGACTTCGGCGAGGCCGGGGTCGTCGGCGACGCCTCCGAGGCGAACGCGGCCTGGGGCGCCGAGCTCTACCAGCGGGCCATCACGGCCGGGGTCGCGTCGCTGGCCGAGATCGCGCGGTTCGAGCACCCGATCCTGGAGCCCGGGACGCTGTCGTGA
- a CDS encoding class I SAM-dependent methyltransferase: MSDNSFWEDRYGRAAEAGEQLWSAGPNAWIEQTVAHLPIGDAVDLGAGEGRNALWLASLGWTVSAVDFAPAGLAIGRARAAQLGVEVEWVEADATSWVAPSLVDLVVIAYLQLPEGVLSDALGNAAASLAPGGTLALVGHALENLADGVGGPQDPALLHRVDHLSATARAAGLDVAECRLVERETAAGTALDAVLVASRP; encoded by the coding sequence ATGAGCGACAACTCCTTCTGGGAAGACCGGTACGGCCGGGCCGCCGAGGCCGGTGAGCAGCTCTGGTCGGCGGGCCCGAACGCGTGGATCGAGCAGACCGTGGCGCACCTGCCGATCGGCGACGCCGTCGACCTCGGAGCCGGCGAAGGACGCAACGCCCTCTGGCTCGCCTCCCTGGGCTGGACGGTGAGCGCGGTGGACTTCGCCCCCGCCGGCCTTGCGATCGGACGAGCGCGCGCCGCCCAGCTGGGCGTCGAGGTGGAGTGGGTGGAGGCCGACGCCACATCCTGGGTCGCCCCGTCGCTCGTCGACCTCGTCGTGATCGCCTACCTCCAGCTGCCCGAGGGTGTCCTTTCCGACGCCCTCGGGAACGCCGCCGCGTCGCTCGCGCCCGGGGGCACGCTCGCCCTCGTCGGGCACGCGCTCGAGAATCTGGCGGACGGGGTCGGGGGCCCGCAGGATCCTGCGCTCCTGCACCGGGTCGACCACCTCTCGGCGACCGCTCGCGCCGCCGGGCTCGACGTCGCGGAGTGTCGCCTGGTCGAGCGCGAGACCGCTGCCGGCACCGCGCTCGACGCCGTGCTCGTCGCCTCGCGGCCGTAG
- a CDS encoding pyridoxine/pyridoxamine 5'-phosphate oxidase, translated as MTSALPDEAWRLLTEWLPGNDDPERPQITLSTVDEDGDPDARTVLLTSFGPDGFLFNTDGASRKAAHIAAHPAVAMTVLWPGFTHQLVIRGTAAPAPADRVAAAYRSRSPYLQQLAWLNTHEFAELPREERVAAWAAFEEAHAGVFEQPESWVGYLVTPTRLTFWSSNGDTASQRVEFARAADGSAWSRRYLAG; from the coding sequence GTGACCTCCGCGCTCCCCGACGAGGCGTGGCGGCTGCTCACCGAGTGGCTGCCCGGGAACGACGACCCGGAGCGGCCGCAGATCACCCTGTCGACGGTCGACGAGGACGGGGATCCTGATGCGCGGACGGTGCTCCTGACGTCGTTCGGGCCCGACGGGTTCCTCTTCAACACCGACGGCGCCTCCCGCAAGGCGGCCCACATCGCGGCGCACCCGGCGGTGGCGATGACCGTGCTCTGGCCGGGATTCACGCACCAGCTCGTGATCCGCGGGACCGCCGCCCCCGCCCCCGCCGACCGCGTCGCCGCCGCCTACCGGTCGCGGTCGCCGTACCTGCAGCAGCTCGCCTGGCTGAACACGCACGAGTTCGCGGAGCTCCCCCGCGAGGAGCGCGTCGCCGCGTGGGCAGCGTTCGAGGAGGCGCACGCGGGCGTCTTCGAGCAGCCCGAGTCGTGGGTCGGCTACCTCGTGACGCCGACGCGGCTGACGTTCTGGTCGTCGAACGGCGACACCGCATCGCAGCGTGTGGAGTTCGCGCGTGCTGCCGACGGTTCGGCGTGGTCGCGGCGGTATCTCGCGGGCTGA
- a CDS encoding PDR/VanB family oxidoreductase, which translates to MSAAHAEAAGLHETQFDVRVVSRTPGAEGVVLIELGPIGDRPLPGWSAGSHIDVVLPDAEIRQYSLSGPPQPGSSETWRIGVLREPSGRGGSVWLHDELREGDVLTVAGPRNHFEFEPVHGTSYVLVAGGIGITPISSMAAAAVRAGVPFEVHYAGRSRRSMALLDEVSALAGALSVYAADEGARLDLDGLFAGMKPFTTTYCCGPAKLIEAIEAAASGRQLVVERFEPKAVGAPVLQAPFEVELAATGVTVTVPPDRSILEVAEEAGALVLSSCREGTCGTCETVVLEGEVDHRDSILTPDEQAANDVMYVCVSRAACPRLVLDL; encoded by the coding sequence ATGAGCGCCGCCCACGCCGAGGCCGCCGGCCTCCACGAGACCCAGTTCGACGTGCGCGTCGTCTCGCGGACCCCCGGCGCCGAGGGCGTCGTGCTGATCGAGCTCGGCCCGATCGGCGACCGCCCCCTGCCCGGATGGAGCGCAGGATCGCACATCGACGTCGTCCTGCCCGACGCCGAGATCCGGCAGTACTCGCTGTCCGGCCCGCCCCAGCCCGGGTCGAGCGAGACCTGGCGGATCGGCGTGCTCCGCGAGCCGTCGGGACGCGGCGGCTCGGTCTGGCTGCACGACGAGCTCCGCGAGGGCGACGTCCTGACGGTCGCCGGGCCCCGCAACCACTTCGAGTTCGAGCCTGTGCACGGCACCTCCTACGTACTCGTCGCCGGCGGTATCGGCATCACGCCCATCTCGTCGATGGCGGCCGCGGCCGTCCGCGCGGGCGTCCCGTTCGAGGTGCACTACGCGGGCCGTTCGCGGCGGTCGATGGCGCTGCTCGACGAGGTCTCGGCGCTCGCCGGCGCGCTGTCGGTCTACGCGGCCGACGAGGGGGCCCGGCTCGACCTCGACGGGCTCTTCGCCGGCATGAAGCCGTTCACGACGACCTACTGCTGCGGGCCCGCGAAGCTGATCGAGGCCATCGAGGCCGCCGCGTCCGGGCGCCAGCTGGTCGTCGAGCGCTTCGAGCCGAAGGCCGTCGGGGCGCCCGTCCTGCAGGCGCCGTTCGAGGTCGAGCTCGCCGCGACCGGCGTCACGGTCACCGTGCCGCCCGACCGGAGCATCCTGGAGGTCGCCGAGGAGGCCGGGGCGCTCGTGCTGTCGAGCTGCCGCGAGGGCACCTGCGGCACCTGCGAGACCGTCGTGCTCGAGGGCGAGGTCGACCACCGCGACTCGATCCTGACGCCCGACGAGCAGGCCGCGAACGACGTGATGTACGTGTGCGTGTCGCGGGCGGCGTGCCCGCGGCTGGTGCTCGACCTGTAG
- a CDS encoding SDR family NAD(P)-dependent oxidoreductase translates to MSDSPVTTPVLSRGSGRLEGKRVVVTGGARGIGGEIARRFAAEGADVAILDLLTDRGAELSDSIGGTFHPVDLGDTAQTVAAMEAALGALGGVDVLVNSAGILRFAPLLDVGVDDWDTLFAVNTRAMLTTMQAAARAMIAAGAAAGADGGQDRGGSIINLASMAAKTGGAGEGAYAASKAAVVALTRVAALEWGEHGIRVNCLCPGYVLTEMGAATRTDEMVASWSAMSPLGRCASPADVAGVALFLASPDAGYLTGQAVNVTGGMLMS, encoded by the coding sequence ATGAGCGACTCCCCGGTGACGACACCCGTCCTCTCGCGCGGCTCCGGCCGCCTCGAGGGCAAGCGGGTCGTCGTCACCGGGGGCGCCCGTGGCATCGGCGGCGAGATCGCCCGCCGCTTCGCCGCCGAGGGGGCGGACGTCGCCATCCTCGACCTGCTCACCGATCGAGGCGCCGAACTCAGCGACTCGATCGGCGGCACGTTCCACCCCGTCGACCTCGGCGACACCGCACAGACCGTGGCGGCGATGGAGGCCGCACTCGGGGCCCTCGGCGGCGTCGACGTGCTGGTGAACTCGGCCGGGATCCTGCGCTTCGCTCCCCTGCTCGACGTCGGCGTCGACGACTGGGACACCCTCTTCGCGGTCAACACCCGCGCGATGCTCACGACCATGCAGGCTGCCGCCCGCGCCATGATCGCTGCCGGTGCTGCTGCCGGGGCCGACGGCGGGCAGGATCGCGGCGGCTCGATCATCAACCTGGCCTCCATGGCCGCCAAGACGGGCGGTGCCGGCGAGGGCGCCTACGCCGCCTCGAAGGCCGCCGTCGTCGCTCTGACCCGCGTCGCCGCCCTCGAGTGGGGCGAGCACGGGATCCGGGTCAACTGCCTCTGCCCCGGCTACGTCCTCACCGAGATGGGCGCCGCGACCCGCACCGACGAGATGGTGGCCTCGTGGTCGGCGATGTCGCCGCTCGGTCGCTGCGCCAGCCCCGCCGACGTCGCGGGCGTCGCGCTCTTCCTCGCCTCGCCCGACGCGGGCTACCTCACCGGCCAGGCCGTCAACGTCACCGGCGGCATGCTCATGAGCTAG
- a CDS encoding XRE family transcriptional regulator, whose translation MLIAGGRRRATWYTITVPFDQEDPVTSLETAIDQQALSVGRRIRALRRARGLTLVQLAGEAQLSHPFLSQLERGLARPSMVSLERIARALGSSQVELLAPTDGSGASRARPGIEIVRASDGPRGPYGQAEGRLLVNGDRPFHPMILVGTSADPGDYFTHAEDEFLHVLDGTAVVDLGDGEHRHLGVGDSVYFVGGTPHRWWAADDDGYRVFVVKEKPETT comes from the coding sequence GTGTTAATTGCGGGGGGCCGCAGGCGGGCGACGTGGTACACAATCACAGTCCCTTTCGATCAGGAGGACCCCGTCACATCGCTCGAGACCGCGATCGACCAGCAGGCGCTGTCGGTCGGTCGCCGCATCCGCGCGCTGCGCCGCGCTCGTGGGCTGACGCTCGTGCAGCTCGCCGGCGAAGCGCAGCTGTCGCACCCGTTCCTGTCACAGCTGGAGCGCGGACTCGCGAGGCCGAGCATGGTCTCGCTCGAGCGGATCGCCCGCGCGCTCGGCTCGTCGCAGGTCGAGCTCCTGGCGCCCACCGACGGTTCTGGAGCCTCCCGCGCGCGGCCCGGAATCGAGATCGTGCGCGCCTCCGACGGGCCGAGGGGCCCGTACGGCCAGGCCGAGGGGCGCCTCCTGGTGAACGGCGATCGACCGTTCCACCCCATGATCCTGGTCGGCACCAGCGCCGACCCCGGCGACTACTTCACCCACGCCGAAGACGAGTTCCTGCACGTGCTCGACGGGACCGCCGTCGTCGACCTCGGCGACGGGGAGCACCGGCACCTCGGCGTCGGCGACTCGGTCTACTTCGTCGGCGGCACCCCGCACCGGTGGTGGGCCGCCGACGACGACGGCTACCGAGTCTTCGTCGTCAAAGAGAAGCCGGAGACGACATGA